A single Pedobacter sp. PACM 27299 DNA region contains:
- a CDS encoding universal stress protein, protein MKTILIPTDFSPNADHAAFYAFELGKHIKAGLKLCNAIMVPAAARMSPQVAWPLMDLGTLKKDADRELKKLSEKLQKPVKDAGIASGICPPLEVLSEVGTVPEVIRMITEKEEINLVVMGTSGASGLNKLFLGSTSRDLIANSSLPILLIPPGTEFKPFKRIAFATDLTAGDLELIHSLAIFARPFNAEILIVHISKDDFNPDVDQKKIDDFLNEVTCKVHYHKVYYRHVKDMGIDEGLNWLTDHVDIDMLAMVHRKHNFIKRLFEGSHTQRMAVDTKLPLLVFPPETHTVL, encoded by the coding sequence ATGAAAACTATTTTGATTCCTACTGATTTTTCTCCTAATGCAGATCATGCTGCATTTTATGCTTTTGAACTTGGAAAGCATATAAAAGCAGGTCTTAAACTTTGTAATGCTATTATGGTGCCGGCAGCAGCGCGAATGTCGCCGCAGGTAGCCTGGCCTCTAATGGACCTGGGTACTTTGAAAAAAGACGCCGATCGGGAACTGAAAAAACTTTCGGAAAAACTGCAGAAACCAGTTAAAGATGCCGGAATTGCTTCCGGGATATGTCCGCCATTAGAGGTGCTGTCCGAAGTAGGAACTGTACCTGAGGTGATCAGGATGATAACAGAAAAAGAGGAAATTAATCTGGTGGTGATGGGGACCTCTGGCGCAAGTGGCCTGAATAAATTGTTCCTGGGAAGTACCAGCAGGGATTTAATCGCCAACAGTAGCCTGCCCATTTTATTAATTCCACCGGGAACGGAGTTTAAACCCTTTAAAAGAATCGCATTTGCGACAGATTTAACAGCAGGAGACCTGGAATTAATTCATTCGCTGGCCATCTTTGCCCGACCTTTTAATGCGGAAATTCTAATTGTGCATATCAGTAAGGATGATTTTAATCCTGACGTTGATCAAAAGAAAATTGACGACTTTCTAAATGAAGTAACCTGTAAAGTACATTACCATAAAGTATATTACCGTCATGTGAAAGATATGGGAATCGATGAAGGTTTAAACTGGCTAACTGATCATGTAGATATAGACATGCTGGCTATGGTTCATCGCAAACATAATTTTATCAAGAGGTTATTTGAAGGTAGTCATACACAAAGAATGGCTGTTGATACAAAATTACCTTTATTGGTATTTCCACCAGAAACGCATACTGTACTTTAG
- the nrdF gene encoding class 1b ribonucleoside-diphosphate reductase subunit beta, with protein MSSYKAVNWNTPENDYAGMFWEQNLRQFWVDTEYIPSKDIDSWKSLSPEIQEAYKKALGGLTLLDTLQSHTGMPKLLDHIDGLQNKAVLSFMCMMEAIHAKSYSTIFTTVNSTAEINELFEWVENNKLLQYKASTIDKYYRNLDANKVSDETLFMGLAASVLLESFLFYSGFFMPLWLAGQGQMVASADIIKKIVADESIHGVFVGLLAQDLYKKLPNPEKSKQELIDLLMELYENELKYTDELYTEVGLTADVKEYVRYNANKAMMNLGFEELFEVKAVNSIVLNGLNGETTQHDFFSKKSTNYEKSMEVVHLRDEDFQVAAEPVF; from the coding sequence ATGAGTTCATATAAAGCAGTAAACTGGAATACACCTGAAAATGATTACGCAGGAATGTTCTGGGAGCAAAATCTTCGTCAGTTTTGGGTGGATACTGAATATATTCCTTCTAAAGATATTGACAGCTGGAAGTCTTTGAGCCCTGAAATCCAGGAGGCTTATAAAAAAGCATTGGGTGGCCTTACTTTGTTAGATACCCTGCAAAGCCATACTGGAATGCCTAAATTGTTAGACCATATCGACGGATTGCAAAATAAAGCGGTATTGTCCTTTATGTGTATGATGGAGGCCATTCATGCCAAATCTTACTCAACGATTTTTACCACAGTAAATAGTACCGCAGAAATCAATGAACTGTTTGAATGGGTGGAAAATAACAAGCTGTTACAATATAAAGCTTCCACTATTGACAAATATTACAGGAATCTGGATGCAAACAAAGTAAGTGATGAAACCTTATTTATGGGACTTGCTGCATCGGTATTGCTGGAATCTTTCTTATTCTATAGTGGATTCTTTATGCCATTATGGTTGGCAGGACAAGGTCAGATGGTAGCCAGTGCAGATATCATTAAAAAAATTGTAGCCGATGAGTCTATCCACGGTGTATTTGTAGGTCTGCTGGCACAGGATCTTTATAAAAAACTACCAAATCCGGAAAAAAGTAAACAAGAACTGATTGATCTTTTGATGGAGCTTTATGAAAATGAATTGAAGTATACGGATGAGTTGTATACCGAAGTTGGATTAACTGCGGATGTAAAAGAATATGTGCGGTATAATGCCAATAAAGCAATGATGAACCTTGGTTTTGAAGAGCTGTTTGAAGTGAAAGCAGTAAATTCTATAGTATTAAATGGATTGAACGGCGAAACTACACAGCATGATTTCTTCTCTAAGAAGTCAACAAACTATGAAAAAAGTATGGAAGTGGTCCACCTGAGAGATGAAGATTTCCAGGTAGCAGCAGAACCGGTTTTCTAA